Proteins from one Nitrobacteraceae bacterium AZCC 2146 genomic window:
- a CDS encoding two-component system nitrogen regulation sensor histidine kinase GlnL (product_source=KO:K07708; cath_funfam=1.10.287.130,3.30.450.20,3.30.565.10; cog=COG3852; ko=KO:K07708; pfam=PF00512,PF00989,PF02518; smart=SM00091,SM00387; superfamily=47384,55785,55874) has product MTAVAEHRRPIPTDSEAILNALPNPVLLIAPDGKIVDANMAAESFFEISTQFLRRQSLKELVPFGSPLLALIDQVRLNGSPVNEYKVDLGTPRIGGDRQVDLHVAPLTERPGHIVVMLQERTIADKMDRQLTHRSAARSVIALAAMLAHEIKNPLSGIRGAAQLLEQAASSEDRMLTRLICDEADRIVTLVDRMEVFGDDRPVARGPVNIHSVLDHVKRLAQSGFARNIRFIEDYDPSLPPVLANQDQLIQVFLNLVKNAAEAIADLGSDGEIQLTTAFRPGVRLSVPGKKSRVSLPLEFCVKDNGPGVPEDLLPNLFDPFVTTKPTGSGLGLALVAKIVGDHGGIIECESQPRKTIFRVLLPMFNSAKNFDPSNGDVPATSPHTSQDVR; this is encoded by the coding sequence ATGACCGCTGTTGCAGAACACCGCCGCCCGATTCCCACCGACAGCGAGGCGATCCTGAACGCCTTGCCGAATCCCGTGCTGCTGATTGCGCCCGACGGCAAGATCGTCGACGCCAACATGGCCGCGGAATCGTTCTTTGAAATTTCCACGCAGTTTCTCCGGCGACAGTCGCTGAAGGAACTGGTGCCGTTCGGCAGCCCGTTGCTGGCGCTGATCGATCAGGTCCGTCTCAATGGCTCGCCGGTCAATGAATACAAGGTTGATCTGGGCACGCCGCGGATCGGCGGCGATCGTCAGGTCGATCTCCACGTCGCACCACTAACCGAGCGGCCCGGCCATATCGTGGTGATGCTGCAGGAGCGCACCATCGCCGACAAGATGGACCGGCAGCTGACCCATCGCAGCGCCGCGCGCTCGGTGATCGCGCTGGCGGCGATGCTGGCGCATGAGATCAAGAACCCGCTGTCCGGCATCCGTGGCGCCGCGCAGTTGCTGGAGCAGGCGGCATCCTCGGAAGATCGCATGCTGACGCGGTTGATCTGCGACGAGGCCGACCGCATCGTCACGCTGGTCGATCGCATGGAGGTGTTCGGCGACGATCGCCCGGTGGCGCGCGGACCCGTCAACATCCATTCCGTGCTCGATCACGTGAAACGGCTGGCGCAATCGGGCTTCGCCCGCAACATCCGCTTCATCGAGGATTACGATCCGTCGCTGCCGCCGGTGCTGGCCAATCAGGACCAGCTGATCCAGGTGTTCCTGAATCTGGTCAAGAACGCCGCCGAAGCCATCGCCGATCTCGGCTCCGACGGCGAAATCCAGCTCACCACCGCGTTCCGGCCGGGCGTGCGCCTGTCCGTTCCCGGCAAGAAATCCCGCGTCTCGCTGCCGCTGGAGTTCTGCGTCAAGGACAACGGCCCCGGCGTGCCGGAAGATCTGCTGCCGAATTTGTTCGATCCGTTCGTCACCACCAAACCCACCGGAAGCGGCCTGGGTCTTGCATTGGTTGCGAAGATTGTCGGTGATCACGGCGGGATCATCGAATGCGAATCCCAGCCACGAAAGACGATTTTCCGCGTGCTGCTACCGATGTTCAACTCCGCCAAGAACTTTGATCCGAGTAACGGCGATGTCCCGGCGACATCGCCGCACACCTCACAAGATGTAAGATGA
- a CDS encoding coenzyme Q-binding protein COQ10 (product_source=KO:K18588; cath_funfam=3.30.530.20; cog=COG2867; ko=KO:K18588; pfam=PF03364; superfamily=55961), whose product MPQFSNKRRVRHSAIKMFDLVADVERYPEFVPLCKSLKIRQRTTKPDGTEVVVADMVVSFKLVRESFTSRVTLDRANLKIMVEYLQGPFSSLANRWTFEPKPDDGCDVGFFIAYEFKSRMLAMLMGTMFDAAFQRFAAAFEKRADEVYRTQRV is encoded by the coding sequence ATGCCGCAGTTTTCCAACAAGCGCCGCGTCCGCCACAGCGCCATCAAGATGTTCGATCTGGTCGCCGACGTCGAGCGCTATCCGGAATTCGTGCCGCTGTGCAAATCGCTGAAGATCCGCCAGCGCACGACAAAGCCCGACGGCACCGAAGTCGTCGTGGCCGACATGGTCGTGTCGTTCAAGCTGGTCCGCGAATCCTTCACTAGCCGTGTCACGCTGGATCGCGCCAATCTCAAGATCATGGTCGAGTATCTGCAGGGGCCGTTCAGCAGCCTCGCGAATCGCTGGACCTTCGAGCCGAAGCCCGACGACGGCTGCGACGTCGGCTTCTTCATCGCCTATGAATTCAAGAGCCGGATGCTGGCGATGCTGATGGGCACCATGTTCGACGCCGCATTTCAGCGCTTCGCCGCAGCGTTCGAGAAGCGCGCCGATGAGGTCTATCGGACACAGCGCGTTTAG
- a CDS encoding lipoic acid synthetase (product_source=KO:K03644; cath_funfam=3.20.20.70; cog=COG0320; ko=KO:K03644; pfam=PF04055; smart=SM00729; superfamily=102114; tigrfam=TIGR00510) codes for MVVVLDTVSATQLRPRHPEKVNRPDSLSPPKPDWIRVRAPTSRGYGDTRKIVKENGLVTVCEEAGCPNIGECWDKKHATFMIMGDTCTRACAFCNVKTGMPNALDVSEPEHVALAVSKLGLAHVVITSVDRDDLPDGGAEHFAQTIRAIRQSCPTTTIEILTPDFLRKQGALEIVVAAKPDVFNHNLETVPSGYLTVRPGARYFHSIRLLQKVKELDPTIFTKSGIMVGLGEQRHEVLQVMDDLRSADVDFLTIGQYLQPTRKHHAVMRYVTPDEFGGYEKVAYTKGFLMVSASPLTRSSHHAGEDFAKLQAARAALAR; via the coding sequence ATGGTCGTCGTCCTCGATACCGTCTCCGCCACCCAGCTTCGCCCGCGCCACCCGGAAAAGGTGAACCGGCCGGATTCGCTGTCGCCGCCGAAACCGGACTGGATCCGGGTCCGCGCACCGACCAGCCGTGGCTACGGCGACACCCGCAAGATCGTCAAGGAAAACGGCCTCGTCACCGTGTGCGAGGAGGCCGGCTGCCCGAATATCGGCGAATGCTGGGACAAGAAGCACGCCACCTTCATGATCATGGGCGATACCTGCACCCGCGCCTGTGCGTTCTGCAACGTCAAGACCGGCATGCCCAATGCGCTCGACGTCTCCGAGCCGGAGCACGTCGCGCTGGCGGTGTCGAAGCTCGGTCTCGCCCATGTCGTCATCACTTCGGTGGATCGCGACGATCTGCCGGACGGCGGCGCCGAGCATTTCGCGCAGACGATTCGCGCCATTCGCCAGAGCTGCCCGACCACCACCATCGAAATCCTGACGCCCGACTTCCTGCGCAAGCAGGGCGCGCTGGAGATCGTCGTCGCCGCAAAACCCGACGTGTTCAACCACAATCTGGAAACCGTACCGTCGGGCTATCTCACGGTGCGCCCCGGCGCGCGCTATTTCCATTCGATCCGGCTGCTGCAGAAGGTCAAGGAACTCGATCCGACCATCTTCACCAAGTCCGGCATTATGGTCGGGCTCGGCGAGCAGCGCCACGAGGTGCTGCAGGTGATGGACGACCTGCGCTCGGCCGATGTGGATTTCCTCACCATCGGGCAATATCTGCAGCCGACCCGCAAGCATCACGCAGTGATGCGTTACGTCACCCCCGATGAATTCGGCGGCTACGAGAAGGTCGCCTACACCAAGGGATTCTTGATGGTGTCAGCCAGCCCGCTGACGCGCTCGTCGCATCACGCCGGCGAGGATTTTGCGAAACTGCAGGCCGCCCGCGCTGCGCTGGCGCGCTGA
- a CDS encoding tRNA-dihydrouridine synthase B (product_source=KO:K05540; cath_funfam=1.10.1200.80,3.20.20.70; cog=COG0042; ko=KO:K05540; pfam=PF01207; superfamily=51395; tigrfam=TIGR00737) has translation MTTPNSANLKPLRIGDIEIANRVVLAPMTGITDVPFRRLTAELGAGLVVSEMTASADLVNGRPMSVLRCEATGIGPHVVQLAGCETRWMAEGARIAEASGADIIDINMGCPARKVTGGTGQSGSALMRDLDHALKLIDATIAAVKVPVTLKMRLGWDDQTLNAPELARRAEAAGVQLITVHGRTRCQFYKGEADWGAIRAVRDAISIPLLVNGDITSYDTALTALDMSGADAVMVGRGACGQPWLPGQIARRLETGIAEAVPTLAVQLNYLRRLYEDIISHYGLRIGLRHARKHLGWALDAAAATSCAPTAVLKTWKQKILTAEDPVGVHRSLDNAFDDFTWSAAA, from the coding sequence GTGACCACCCCGAATTCTGCCAACCTCAAGCCATTGCGTATTGGCGATATCGAGATCGCCAACAGGGTCGTTCTGGCGCCCATGACGGGCATCACCGATGTGCCGTTCCGGCGGCTGACGGCCGAACTCGGCGCCGGACTTGTGGTGTCAGAAATGACCGCCAGCGCCGATCTCGTCAATGGCCGTCCGATGTCGGTGCTCCGCTGCGAGGCAACCGGGATCGGTCCGCATGTGGTTCAGCTGGCCGGCTGTGAGACCCGCTGGATGGCCGAAGGCGCGCGGATTGCGGAAGCTTCCGGCGCCGACATCATTGATATCAACATGGGCTGCCCAGCGCGGAAAGTCACCGGCGGCACCGGCCAGTCGGGCTCCGCGCTGATGCGCGACCTCGACCATGCCCTCAAGCTGATCGACGCGACCATTGCTGCCGTCAAAGTCCCGGTGACGCTGAAGATGCGGCTCGGCTGGGACGATCAGACGCTCAACGCTCCGGAGCTGGCGCGCCGCGCCGAGGCCGCCGGCGTCCAGCTGATCACCGTGCACGGCCGCACCCGCTGCCAGTTCTACAAGGGCGAGGCCGACTGGGGCGCCATCCGCGCCGTCAGGGACGCCATCAGCATTCCTCTGCTGGTCAACGGCGATATCACGTCCTACGACACGGCGCTCACTGCGCTCGACATGTCCGGCGCCGACGCCGTGATGGTGGGGCGGGGCGCCTGTGGGCAGCCCTGGTTGCCCGGCCAGATCGCCCGCCGCCTCGAAACCGGCATTGCCGAAGCCGTGCCGACCCTGGCCGTGCAGCTGAACTATCTCCGCAGGCTCTATGAGGACATCATCAGCCATTACGGCCTGCGCATCGGCCTGCGTCATGCGCGCAAGCATCTCGGCTGGGCGCTCGATGCCGCTGCGGCCACCAGCTGCGCGCCGACCGCCGTTCTGAAAACCTGGAAGCAGAAGATCCTGACCGCCGAAGATCCCGTCGGCGTGCATCGTTCTCTTGATAATGCGTTTGACGACTTCACATGGAGTGCTGCCGCATGA
- a CDS encoding nicotinamide-nucleotide amidase (product_source=KO:K03743; cath_funfam=3.90.950.20; cog=COG1546; ko=KO:K03743; pfam=PF02464; superfamily=142433; tigrfam=TIGR00199): protein MTGSDPRALSRALLDLCRGRKLTIATAESCTGGLVAAALTDIPGSSDVIDRGFVTYSNDAKRAMLGVKATTLDSFGAVSKETATQMAVGALEKAGVDLAVSITGIAGPGGATPGKPVGLVHFAVASRDGRIVHKECRFGAIGRSQVRQRSVLEALRMLMELARGPQPPVKRREAASLLRPRVARTPRRTAVKRRRAAAPLKPKPEKS, encoded by the coding sequence ATGACCGGCAGCGACCCCCGCGCCCTCTCCCGCGCGCTGCTGGATCTCTGCCGGGGTCGCAAGCTCACCATCGCCACCGCCGAATCCTGCACCGGCGGCCTCGTCGCCGCGGCGCTGACGGATATCCCCGGCTCGTCCGATGTGATCGATCGCGGGTTTGTCACCTACTCTAATGACGCCAAGCGCGCGATGCTCGGCGTCAAGGCGACGACGCTCGACAGCTTTGGCGCGGTCAGCAAGGAGACCGCCACGCAGATGGCGGTCGGCGCGCTGGAGAAGGCCGGCGTCGATCTCGCGGTCTCGATCACCGGCATCGCCGGACCGGGCGGCGCGACGCCAGGCAAGCCGGTCGGCCTCGTGCATTTCGCCGTCGCTTCGCGCGACGGCCGCATCGTCCACAAGGAATGCCGGTTCGGCGCCATCGGCCGCAGTCAGGTGCGGCAACGTTCTGTCCTCGAAGCCCTGCGGATGCTGATGGAACTGGCGCGCGGGCCGCAACCGCCGGTCAAGCGCCGCGAAGCCGCCAGCCTGCTGCGCCCGCGCGTGGCGCGCACGCCAAGGCGGACCGCGGTGAAGCGACGACGTGCGGCAGCACCGCTGAAACCGAAGCCTGAAAAATCCTGA
- a CDS encoding DNA-3-methyladenine glycosylase (product_source=KO:K03652; cath_funfam=3.10.300.10; cog=COG2094; ko=KO:K03652; pfam=PF02245; superfamily=50486; tigrfam=TIGR00567), which produces MAQNRIINGQRLGKPLKRGFFARSVHEVAPELIGATLLVDGVGGVIVEVEAYHHTDPAAHSYRGPTPRNLVMFGPPGFAYVYRSYGIHWCVNLVCEKEGSASAVLIRALTPTHGIAAMKRRRGMDDERLLCSGPGKLTQALGITHALNGLALDAPPIAIHARVEEPDVVAGIRIGITKAIELPWRYGLRGSKFLSKPFLLTPRS; this is translated from the coding sequence ATGGCTCAAAACCGCATAATCAATGGGCAAAGGCTGGGAAAGCCGCTTAAGCGCGGCTTCTTCGCGCGCAGCGTGCATGAGGTGGCGCCGGAGCTGATCGGAGCGACGCTGCTGGTCGATGGCGTCGGTGGCGTCATCGTCGAGGTCGAGGCCTATCACCACACCGACCCCGCCGCGCATTCCTACCGCGGCCCGACGCCGCGCAACCTGGTGATGTTCGGCCCGCCCGGCTTTGCCTATGTCTACCGCTCCTACGGCATCCACTGGTGCGTCAATTTGGTCTGCGAGAAGGAGGGCTCAGCCAGCGCCGTGCTGATCCGGGCGCTTACGCCGACCCATGGCATCGCTGCGATGAAACGGCGCCGCGGCATGGACGATGAGCGCCTGCTGTGTTCCGGACCGGGCAAGCTGACGCAGGCACTCGGGATCACCCACGCGCTCAACGGCCTCGCGCTGGATGCGCCGCCCATTGCGATTCATGCGCGCGTGGAAGAGCCCGATGTCGTTGCCGGCATCCGAATCGGCATCACCAAGGCAATAGAGTTGCCGTGGCGCTACGGGCTTCGAGGCTCGAAGTTTTTGAGCAAGCCGTTTTTGCTTACGCCGCGTTCTTGA
- a CDS encoding valyl-tRNA synthetase (product_source=KO:K01873; cath_funfam=1.10.287.380,1.10.730.10,3.40.50.620,3.90.740.10; cog=COG0525; ko=KO:K01873; pfam=PF00133,PF08264,PF10458; superfamily=47323,52374; tigrfam=TIGR00422), which produces MIEKNYQPADIEVRIARAWEDAGAFKAGRADRIDAEPYTIVIPPPNVTGSLHMGHALNNTLQDVLCRFERMRGRDVLWQPGTDHAGIATQMVVERQLMERKEPGRRDMGREKFLERVWQWKAESGGVIVNQLKRLGASCDWSRERFTMDEGLSSAVIKVFVQLHREGLIYKDKRLVNWDPKLLTAISDLEVQQVEVKGSLWHLRYPLEGKTFNPDDSTTFIVVATTRPETMLGDSAVAVNPDDERYTNLIGKHVILPLVGRKIPIVGDDYSDPEKGSGAVKITPAHDFNDFEVGRRHNLPQISILDIEGKLALADNEDYLRGLPEGSAQLVEELHGLERFTARKSIVARLEDFGFLEKIEPNTHAVPHGDRSGVVIEPYLTDQWYVDAKTMAQPAIAAVRSGETTFVPKNWEKTYFEWMENIQPWCISRQLWWGHQIPAWYGPDGKVFVAETEEEAVGHALGYYTEQEVITEEQGHDMALDPEKRAGFITRDEDVLDTWFSSALWPFSTLGWPDDSTDVERYYPTNALVTGFDIIFFWVARMMMMGMHFMKDVPFPTIYIHALVRDEKGAKMSKSKGNVIDPLHLIDDYGADALRFTLAAMAAQGRDIKLAPQRVEGYRNFATKLWNACRFAEMNECALPANFDQTKAKEVVNRWIAHETARATREVTEAIEAYRFNDAAGAAYRFVWNVYCDWYLELAKPVMMGEDSPAKTETRAMVAWARDEILKLLHPFMPFITEELWAVTASRDGLLALAPWPLKASGLTREQEALIIASASSDPLVAPIMLDPAPVADFRDDAAEAEIGWVVDLVTAVRSVRAEMNITPATLTPLVLAGASAETQARALRWSDVVKRLARLGDISFADRAPEGAVQLLVRGEVAALPLKGVIDLGAEKARLDKELAKAEADIKRVDAKLTNEKFVANAPEEIVEEEKEKRDAAIARKEKVLEALERLKNAA; this is translated from the coding sequence ATGATCGAAAAAAACTATCAGCCCGCTGACATCGAAGTCCGCATCGCGCGCGCCTGGGAAGACGCCGGGGCGTTCAAGGCCGGCCGCGCCGACCGCATCGATGCCGAGCCCTATACGATCGTGATTCCGCCGCCGAACGTCACCGGCTCGCTGCATATGGGCCACGCCCTCAACAACACGTTGCAGGACGTGCTGTGCCGTTTCGAGCGAATGCGCGGCCGCGACGTGCTGTGGCAACCCGGTACCGACCATGCGGGAATCGCGACCCAGATGGTGGTCGAGCGCCAGCTGATGGAGCGCAAGGAGCCCGGCCGCCGCGACATGGGGCGCGAGAAATTTCTCGAGCGGGTCTGGCAGTGGAAGGCCGAAAGCGGCGGCGTCATCGTCAACCAGCTGAAGCGGCTCGGCGCGTCCTGCGACTGGTCGCGCGAGCGTTTCACGATGGACGAGGGTCTGTCGAGCGCCGTCATCAAGGTGTTCGTGCAGCTGCATCGCGAGGGTCTGATCTACAAGGACAAGCGCCTTGTGAACTGGGATCCGAAATTGCTGACAGCGATCTCCGATCTCGAAGTGCAGCAGGTCGAGGTCAAGGGCAGCCTCTGGCATCTGCGTTATCCACTGGAAGGCAAGACCTTCAATCCGGATGATTCCACGACCTTCATCGTCGTCGCCACCACGCGGCCGGAAACGATGCTGGGCGACTCAGCCGTTGCGGTGAATCCCGATGACGAGCGCTACACCAACCTGATCGGCAAGCACGTGATCCTGCCTTTGGTCGGCCGCAAGATTCCGATCGTCGGCGACGACTATTCCGATCCGGAAAAAGGTTCCGGCGCGGTGAAGATCACGCCGGCGCACGACTTCAACGATTTCGAAGTCGGCCGCCGTCACAACCTGCCGCAGATCAGCATTTTGGACATCGAAGGCAAGCTCGCACTCGCCGACAATGAAGACTATCTGCGCGGATTGCCGGAAGGCTCGGCGCAGCTGGTCGAGGAACTGCACGGCCTTGAGCGATTTACTGCACGCAAGAGCATCGTCGCGCGGCTGGAGGATTTCGGCTTCCTCGAGAAGATCGAGCCGAACACCCATGCGGTGCCGCATGGCGATCGCTCCGGCGTGGTCATCGAGCCCTATCTGACCGACCAGTGGTATGTCGACGCCAAGACCATGGCGCAGCCGGCGATTGCGGCGGTGCGTTCCGGCGAAACCACCTTCGTGCCGAAGAACTGGGAAAAGACCTATTTCGAATGGATGGAGAACATCCAGCCGTGGTGCATCTCGCGCCAGTTGTGGTGGGGTCATCAGATCCCGGCGTGGTACGGGCCGGACGGCAAGGTGTTCGTCGCCGAGACCGAGGAAGAGGCCGTTGGCCACGCGCTCGGTTACTACACCGAGCAGGAAGTCATTACGGAAGAGCAGGGCCACGACATGGCGCTGGATCCGGAGAAACGCGCCGGCTTCATCACACGGGATGAAGACGTGCTCGACACCTGGTTCTCCTCGGCGCTGTGGCCGTTCTCGACACTGGGCTGGCCCGACGACAGCACCGACGTGGAGCGCTATTACCCGACCAATGCGCTGGTCACCGGCTTCGACATCATCTTCTTCTGGGTCGCCCGGATGATGATGATGGGCATGCACTTCATGAAGGACGTGCCGTTCCCGACCATCTACATCCACGCCCTCGTCCGCGACGAGAAGGGCGCCAAGATGTCGAAGTCGAAGGGCAACGTCATCGATCCCCTGCATCTGATCGACGACTACGGCGCCGACGCGCTGCGCTTCACGCTGGCGGCAATGGCGGCGCAGGGCCGCGACATCAAGCTGGCGCCGCAACGCGTCGAGGGCTATCGCAATTTCGCGACCAAGCTGTGGAACGCCTGCCGCTTCGCCGAGATGAACGAGTGCGCGCTGCCGGCAAATTTCGATCAGACCAAGGCCAAGGAAGTCGTCAACCGCTGGATCGCACACGAGACCGCGCGAGCCACGCGCGAGGTCACCGAAGCCATCGAGGCCTATCGCTTCAACGACGCCGCGGGCGCGGCCTATCGCTTCGTCTGGAACGTGTATTGCGACTGGTATCTCGAACTCGCAAAGCCCGTGATGATGGGCGAGGACAGCCCGGCCAAGACCGAGACCCGCGCGATGGTGGCGTGGGCACGCGATGAAATCCTGAAGCTGCTGCATCCGTTCATGCCGTTCATCACCGAAGAATTGTGGGCGGTGACGGCAAGCCGCGACGGCCTGCTGGCGCTGGCGCCGTGGCCGCTGAAGGCGAGCGGACTGACCCGCGAGCAGGAAGCGCTGATCATCGCCTCCGCCTCCAGCGATCCCCTGGTGGCGCCGATCATGCTCGATCCAGCTCCGGTCGCCGATTTCAGGGATGACGCCGCCGAAGCCGAAATCGGCTGGGTAGTCGATCTCGTCACCGCCGTGCGCTCGGTGCGCGCCGAGATGAACATCACCCCGGCGACACTGACGCCGCTGGTACTGGCCGGCGCCTCCGCGGAGACGCAGGCCCGCGCGCTGCGCTGGAGCGACGTCGTGAAGCGTCTCGCACGGCTCGGCGACATCTCCTTCGCCGACCGCGCGCCGGAAGGCGCGGTGCAATTGCTGGTGCGCGGCGAGGTCGCCGCATTGCCGCTGAAGGGCGTGATCGATCTCGGCGCCGAGAAGGCCCGGCTCGACAAGGAACTGGCCAAGGCCGAGGCCGACATCAAGCGCGTCGATGCCAAGCTGACCAACGAGAAATTCGTCGCCAACGCGCCCGAAGAAATCGTCGAGGAAGAAAAAGAGAAGCGCGACGCCGCCATCGCCCGCAAGGAGAAGGTGTTGGAAGCGCTGGAGCGGCTCAAGAACGCGGCGTAA
- a CDS encoding 2-C-methyl-D-erythritol 4-phosphate cytidylyltransferase/2-C-methyl-D-erythritol 2,4-cyclodiphosphate synthase (product_source=KO:K12506; cath_funfam=3.30.1330.50,3.90.550.10; cog=COG0245,COG1211; ko=KO:K12506; pfam=PF01128,PF02542; superfamily=53448,69765; tigrfam=TIGR00151,TIGR00453), giving the protein MMTESPRTAAIIVAAGRGLRAGTGGPKQYRTIAGRTVISRAMEPFCGHPQIFAVQPVLNPDDTVMFNEAVSDLRYHSPVNGGATRQASVHAGLEALADHAPDIVLIHDAARPFVTPDLIARAIAAARLTGAAVPAVPVTDTIKQVGDAGHVEATPDRARLRIAQTPQAFRFDVILEAHRRAAREGRSDFTDDAALAEWAGLTVATFEGDPANMKLTTPEDFVREEARLAAALGDIRMGTGYDVHAFGDGDHLMICGVRVPHTRGFLAHSDGDVGLHALVDAILGALADGDIGSHFPPSDDKWKGAASDKFLKYAVDRVTARGGRIANLEVTLICERPKIGPLRDAMRARIAEITGVALSRVAVKATTSERLGFTGREEGIAATAAATIRLPWSE; this is encoded by the coding sequence ATGATGACTGAATCACCAAGAACTGCCGCCATTATCGTCGCCGCCGGCCGCGGGCTACGCGCTGGTACCGGCGGCCCCAAGCAATACCGCACCATCGCCGGCCGGACGGTGATCTCCCGGGCCATGGAGCCGTTTTGCGGACATCCACAGATATTCGCGGTCCAACCCGTACTCAACCCCGATGACACCGTGATGTTCAACGAGGCCGTCAGCGACCTGCGGTATCATAGTCCGGTCAACGGAGGCGCAACGCGTCAGGCCTCTGTGCATGCCGGACTGGAAGCCTTGGCGGATCATGCGCCGGACATCGTGCTCATCCACGATGCCGCGCGGCCGTTCGTTACTCCCGATTTGATCGCGCGCGCGATCGCGGCAGCGCGACTCACTGGCGCCGCAGTGCCGGCTGTCCCCGTCACCGACACTATCAAGCAAGTCGGCGATGCCGGTCATGTCGAGGCAACGCCGGACCGCGCCCGGCTGCGCATCGCGCAGACGCCACAGGCCTTTCGTTTCGATGTGATACTTGAAGCGCATCGCCGCGCCGCCCGCGAGGGCCGCAGCGATTTCACCGACGATGCCGCGCTCGCCGAATGGGCGGGATTGACGGTGGCGACCTTTGAAGGCGATCCTGCAAACATGAAGCTCACCACACCGGAAGATTTCGTTCGCGAGGAAGCCCGCCTCGCCGCGGCACTTGGCGATATCCGCATGGGCACCGGCTACGACGTCCATGCGTTCGGCGACGGCGATCATCTGATGATCTGCGGCGTCCGCGTGCCGCATACGCGCGGCTTCCTCGCGCATTCCGACGGCGACGTCGGCCTGCATGCGCTCGTCGATGCGATCCTCGGCGCGCTGGCGGATGGCGACATCGGTTCGCACTTTCCGCCGAGCGACGACAAGTGGAAGGGCGCGGCCTCCGACAAATTCCTGAAATACGCCGTCGACCGCGTCACCGCGCGTGGCGGCCGGATCGCCAATCTCGAAGTGACACTGATCTGCGAACGTCCGAAGATAGGCCCGCTGCGCGATGCGATGCGCGCGCGCATAGCCGAGATCACCGGCGTGGCGCTGTCGCGTGTCGCCGTGAAGGCCACCACCAGCGAGCGGCTCGGCTTCACCGGCCGCGAGGAAGGCATTGCCGCGACGGCGGCTGCCACCATCCGCCTGCCCTGGAGCGAGTAA
- a CDS encoding cell pole-organizing protein PopZ (product_source=COG3827; cog=COG3827; ko=KO:K09991; pfam=PF10691) — protein MTQPAKVQEPSMEEILASIRRIIADDEAKPAVVEQAAPPPRPEPPKVVAPAPKPAAMTNIPPSAIPAAQAAAAKAAPPPAPKPAPPPIPEPAATNSQDDIDAMLAGLDAATTEEEIRPPLPDGDVFELTDDMALPDPEPAPSFQHVEPDDDLEFAEAVAASNERPRAPMFDPPSYDAPPLPPQQNILSHTTVSAVESAFHTLANTVLSNNARTLEDLVKEMLRPMLKSWLDDNLPGLVERIVKAEIERVSRGGR, from the coding sequence ATGACGCAGCCTGCAAAGGTCCAGGAGCCCTCGATGGAGGAGATTCTGGCGTCGATCCGGCGCATCATCGCCGACGACGAAGCCAAGCCGGCTGTTGTCGAGCAGGCTGCTCCTCCGCCGCGCCCAGAGCCGCCAAAGGTGGTCGCCCCCGCGCCGAAGCCTGCCGCCATGACCAACATTCCACCGTCGGCGATTCCTGCGGCGCAGGCGGCCGCCGCCAAGGCCGCACCACCGCCGGCTCCAAAGCCGGCGCCACCGCCGATTCCGGAACCCGCCGCCACCAACAGCCAGGACGACATCGACGCGATGCTGGCCGGCCTCGACGCCGCCACCACCGAAGAAGAAATCCGCCCGCCGCTGCCCGATGGCGATGTGTTCGAACTGACCGACGACATGGCACTGCCGGACCCCGAGCCGGCGCCGTCGTTCCAGCACGTCGAGCCGGACGACGATCTTGAATTCGCAGAGGCCGTCGCCGCGAGCAACGAACGCCCGCGCGCACCGATGTTCGACCCGCCGTCCTACGATGCGCCGCCATTGCCGCCGCAGCAGAACATCCTGTCGCACACGACCGTCTCCGCCGTGGAATCAGCGTTCCACACGCTTGCCAATACCGTGCTGAGCAACAATGCGCGGACGCTGGAGGATCTCGTCAAGGAGATGCTGCGGCCGATGCTGAAGTCCTGGCTCGACGACAATCTGCCGGGCCTGGTCGAGCGCATCGTCAAGGCCGAAATCGAGCGGGTTTCCCGCGGCGGCCGCTGA